A genome region from Tolypothrix sp. PCC 7712 includes the following:
- a CDS encoding NIL domain-containing protein yields the protein MKKRVTLTFPKRAIQMPVTYRLAKEFNVAANIIRAQVAPNQIGKLVVELLGDIDQLDAAIEWMRSQNINVSHTLGEIVIDEDTCVHCGLCTGVCPTEALSLNAETYKLTFTRSRCIVCEQCIPTCPVQAISTNL from the coding sequence GTGAAAAAACGAGTTACTCTCACTTTTCCCAAACGTGCTATACAAATGCCGGTTACCTATAGACTGGCTAAGGAATTTAATGTTGCGGCTAATATTATCCGTGCCCAAGTTGCCCCAAATCAAATTGGTAAGCTGGTTGTGGAATTATTGGGAGATATCGATCAGTTAGATGCGGCGATTGAGTGGATGCGATCGCAAAATATTAATGTCTCTCACACTTTAGGGGAAATTGTTATTGATGAGGATACCTGTGTTCACTGCGGTTTATGTACTGGGGTTTGTCCCACTGAAGCTTTGAGTCTCAATGCAGAAACATATAAGCTGACATTCACGCGATCGCGCTGCATTGTCTGTGAACAGTGTATACCTACCTGTCCGGTGCAAGCAATTTCTACTAATCTCTAG
- a CDS encoding thioredoxin family protein, with the protein MTKDSPVNIPAKPESTAAARVRNFLIALVAIALSVALVVGLRSETTSASLSKLDEASTPLEVAITNGKPSLVEFYADWCTVCQKMAPDMTELKQQYADKLNFVMLNVDNTKWLPEMLKYRVDGIPHFVFLGKNGETIAQAIGDQPRAVMASNLEALATDSSLPYAQLSGQVSKFSAPVAPKASQDDPRSHGSQVVN; encoded by the coding sequence ATGACTAAAGATTCACCAGTGAATATTCCAGCAAAGCCGGAATCTACAGCAGCTGCGCGGGTAAGAAATTTTTTAATCGCCCTAGTAGCGATCGCACTCAGCGTTGCTTTAGTTGTAGGATTGCGAAGTGAGACAACTTCGGCTTCTTTGAGTAAGTTAGATGAAGCCTCTACACCCTTAGAAGTAGCTATTACTAACGGTAAGCCTTCACTGGTAGAGTTTTACGCTGATTGGTGTACTGTCTGCCAAAAAATGGCACCAGATATGACTGAGTTAAAACAGCAATATGCTGACAAACTAAACTTTGTCATGCTGAATGTGGATAACACCAAATGGCTACCAGAAATGCTGAAATATCGGGTGGATGGCATTCCCCATTTTGTATTTTTGGGTAAGAATGGTGAAACCATAGCGCAAGCAATTGGAGATCAACCACGGGCTGTTATGGCTAGTAATTTAGAGGCTTTAGCAACAGATTCATCTCTACCTTATGCCCAACTTAGCGGCCAGGTTTCCAAATTCTCCGCACCAGTTGCACCAAAGGCTAGCCAAGATGATCCGCGTAGTCATGGTAGCCAGGTAGTAAATTAG
- a CDS encoding tRNA(His) guanylyltransferase Thg1 family protein — MKFDELDNRMRVFETAHDHCVLPGIYIVARLDGRGFTRLTKEVHQFEAPFDSYFRDLMVDTVEHLMNCGIDIIYGYTQSDEISLLFALNENTFNRKLRKLNSVLASEASAKFSLSLSALACFDCRISQLPNQEEVVNYFRWRNEDAHRNALNAHCYWCLRREGQNATQATSMMKGLSVAEKNEMLFQHGINFNQIPNWQKRGVGLYWEKYEKQGFNPVKGEIVPALRRRIRRDLDLAMKDEYSQFIAKLVSTDS, encoded by the coding sequence TTGAAATTTGATGAACTAGATAACCGGATGCGGGTGTTTGAGACAGCACACGATCATTGTGTGCTACCCGGAATTTATATAGTTGCGAGATTAGATGGACGTGGCTTTACTCGACTGACAAAAGAAGTACATCAATTTGAGGCTCCCTTTGATAGCTACTTTCGAGATTTGATGGTGGATACTGTCGAACATTTGATGAATTGCGGCATTGATATCATCTATGGTTATACCCAAAGTGATGAAATATCTCTACTTTTTGCGCTAAATGAAAATACATTCAACCGTAAATTAAGAAAACTCAACTCAGTTTTAGCAAGTGAAGCTAGCGCTAAATTTTCTTTATCGCTGAGTGCTTTAGCCTGCTTTGATTGTCGAATTTCTCAGCTTCCTAATCAAGAAGAAGTAGTGAATTATTTTCGCTGGCGGAATGAGGACGCTCATAGAAATGCGCTGAATGCTCATTGCTATTGGTGTTTGCGTCGAGAAGGGCAAAATGCAACTCAAGCAACCAGCATGATGAAAGGTTTATCTGTTGCTGAAAAAAACGAGATGTTATTTCAACACGGAATTAATTTCAATCAAATTCCTAACTGGCAAAAACGCGGTGTAGGGCTGTATTGGGAAAAATATGAAAAGCAAGGATTTAACCCAGTTAAGGGAGAAATTGTACCTGCACTACGGCGACGCATTCGGCGAGATTTAGATTTAGCGATGAAGGATGAATATAGCCAATTTATTGCCAAGTTAGTTAGTACTGATTCATAA
- a CDS encoding PQQ-binding-like beta-propeller repeat protein, protein MAFIVHQGGDRFLLQSPEMATFIGLMLLPIPGESPQSFAYNFGSTYNRKELLNVSDFPELADVEFFAIEYPSFSDFDRFLHSPNWQSLHNFLYAEAKAIGYNATREKPASNPLAALWKYIPPNPAGLWKVPAFGLWVNQQGCWLGNRDGLILALDHQGQFSYQHKLSQNVRCLVGDDRHLYASCDDGQIYDAIAKLPQSIYNARNRSVPHFYNFTISALTLHSDHLLVLDIYGQLTSLDSNLQVLWQQKTATRQGWFLAADDQAIYHGHSRGVTCYHPKTGKIIWENQTTAAVLCGQLTAQQVIVGTSDGTIYQLAKVGDLKIRQTESKVIATCKTAVYACAISEDKKLVYAGDCQANLYCFRMGSDRFSINPTGCGAVLNMRLWENRLYVTTTEGAIACFDVQTLTPSTKLMNQY, encoded by the coding sequence ATGGCATTTATCGTTCATCAAGGTGGCGATCGCTTTTTACTCCAAAGTCCTGAGATGGCAACTTTCATTGGTTTGATGCTGTTGCCGATACCTGGAGAAAGCCCCCAATCATTTGCGTATAATTTCGGCTCAACCTATAACCGTAAAGAATTACTGAATGTCAGTGACTTCCCAGAACTGGCAGATGTAGAATTTTTTGCGATTGAATATCCAAGTTTCTCCGATTTTGACCGCTTTTTACATAGTCCAAATTGGCAATCTCTGCATAATTTTCTTTATGCGGAGGCGAAAGCGATTGGCTACAACGCTACACGCGAAAAACCTGCTTCCAACCCTCTTGCAGCTTTGTGGAAATATATCCCGCCTAATCCTGCAGGATTGTGGAAGGTTCCCGCTTTTGGTTTATGGGTGAATCAGCAAGGTTGCTGGCTGGGTAATCGCGATGGTTTGATTTTGGCTTTGGATCATCAAGGGCAATTTTCCTATCAGCACAAGCTTTCTCAGAATGTGCGCTGTTTGGTAGGAGACGATCGCCATCTTTATGCTAGTTGTGATGATGGGCAGATATATGATGCGATCGCCAAACTGCCGCAGTCAATTTACAATGCACGTAATCGTAGCGTGCCACATTTTTATAACTTTACAATCTCGGCTTTAACTCTCCACAGCGATCATCTTTTAGTTTTAGATATTTATGGACAGTTAACTTCCCTCGACTCTAACTTGCAGGTATTATGGCAACAAAAAACTGCAACTCGGCAGGGTTGGTTTTTAGCTGCTGATGACCAAGCAATTTATCATGGGCATAGTCGTGGTGTTACTTGCTATCATCCCAAGACAGGCAAGATAATTTGGGAAAATCAGACAACAGCAGCAGTTCTGTGCGGACAGTTGACTGCACAGCAAGTCATTGTTGGTACCAGCGACGGCACAATTTATCAATTAGCGAAAGTTGGGGATCTAAAAATTCGGCAAACTGAGAGTAAAGTTATCGCCACCTGTAAAACAGCAGTTTACGCCTGTGCGATTTCTGAAGATAAAAAATTAGTTTATGCAGGTGATTGCCAAGCTAATCTTTATTGTTTCCGTATGGGAAGCGATCGCTTTTCCATCAATCCTACTGGTTGCGGTGCCGTTCTGAATATGCGTCTGTGGGAAAATAGGCTGTATGTGACTACTACTGAAGGTGCGATCGCTTGTTTTGATGTACAGACTTTAACACCCTCCACAAAACTTATGAATCAGTACTAA
- the radC gene encoding RadC family protein, producing MTYCLRIADMPETERPRERLMAHGPKVLATAELIAILLGTGQGPGKLSAVGLGQYILSELGKHQRDPLAVLREVTPAELMQIPGIGPAKATTILAAIELGKRAFQTRPEGETIDSPLAAAAALSQNLMWQSQERFAVLLLDVKNRLLGTQVITIGTATETLASPREIFREVIRQGATRVIVAHNHPSGSLEPSQEDIELTRQLLSGANFLGIPLLDHLILGNGNHQSLREITTLWDEYPQGD from the coding sequence ATGACCTATTGCCTCAGAATTGCTGATATGCCTGAGACTGAACGTCCACGTGAACGTTTAATGGCTCATGGCCCCAAAGTTTTAGCTACTGCTGAATTGATTGCAATTTTGCTAGGTACTGGTCAAGGGCCAGGAAAATTATCGGCTGTGGGTTTGGGACAATATATTTTGAGCGAATTAGGCAAACATCAGCGTGACCCTTTGGCAGTTCTAAGAGAAGTTACCCCAGCAGAGTTAATGCAAATTCCTGGGATTGGGCCAGCCAAGGCGACTACTATCTTAGCGGCGATTGAATTAGGGAAACGCGCTTTTCAAACCAGACCAGAAGGGGAAACTATTGATAGTCCATTAGCCGCAGCCGCAGCTTTGAGCCAAAATTTAATGTGGCAATCACAAGAACGGTTTGCGGTGTTGCTGTTAGATGTCAAGAATCGCTTGCTGGGAACCCAAGTCATTACCATTGGTACAGCTACAGAAACCTTAGCTTCCCCCCGCGAAATTTTTCGAGAAGTAATTCGCCAGGGTGCAACGCGGGTAATCGTCGCCCATAATCATCCATCTGGGAGCCTGGAACCAAGCCAAGAAGATATTGAACTGACGCGTCAATTGTTATCAGGAGCAAATTTTTTAGGTATTCCCCTGCTGGATCATCTCATTTTAGGCAATGGTAACCACCAAAGTTTGCGAGAAATTACAACTTTATGGGATGAATATCCGCAAGGGGATTAG
- the leuD gene encoding 3-isopropylmalate dehydratase small subunit — protein MVSEVKQVSGRGVPLIGNDIDTDRIIPARYLKAITFDGLGEGAFIDDRTALKGEHPFDLPQYQGANILIVNRNFGCGSSREHAPQALAKWGIKALIGESFAEIFFGNCVAMGIPCVTADSATIKKLQELVTTNPQASVTINLESLQVQVDDYTTPISIGEGTRSTFVSGTWDACGQLVANANQVRATAAKLSYVAWGY, from the coding sequence ATGGTTAGTGAAGTAAAACAAGTCTCCGGTCGTGGCGTACCTTTAATAGGTAATGATATAGATACCGATCGCATCATTCCCGCCCGCTATTTAAAAGCCATCACCTTTGACGGCTTAGGTGAAGGTGCATTTATCGATGACCGCACAGCACTAAAAGGTGAGCATCCCTTTGATTTACCACAATATCAAGGGGCGAACATTTTAATAGTTAACCGCAACTTTGGCTGTGGTTCCTCAAGAGAACACGCACCCCAAGCCCTAGCAAAATGGGGCATTAAAGCCTTAATTGGTGAAAGCTTCGCAGAAATCTTTTTCGGTAACTGCGTCGCAATGGGTATACCTTGCGTCACTGCTGATAGCGCCACCATTAAAAAGCTGCAAGAACTAGTAACAACCAATCCCCAAGCATCTGTCACCATCAATCTAGAAAGCTTGCAAGTCCAAGTTGACGATTACACCACCCCAATATCTATCGGTGAAGGCACAAGAAGCACCTTCGTCTCCGGCACTTGGGATGCTTGCGGTCAATTAGTAGCCAATGCCAATCAAGTTCGCGCCACTGCGGCAAAATTATCCTATGTAGCTTGGGGATATTAA
- the leuC gene encoding 3-isopropylmalate dehydratase large subunit: MSKGTLFDKVWDLHTVGTLPSGLTQLFIGLHLIHEVTSPQAFAMLRERGLKVLFSDRTVATVDHIVPTDNQARPFVDTMAEEMIRALEQNCQENNIRFYNIGSGSQGIVHVIAPEQGLTQPGMTIACGDSHTSSHGAFGAIAFGIGTSQVRDVLASQTLALSKLKVRKIEVNGTLNPGVYAKDVILHIIRTLGVKGGVGYAYEYAGTTFEQMNMEERMTVCNMAIEGGARCGYVNPDQVTYDYLKGRDFAPKGADWDKALAWWESIKSDADAEYDDVVVFNAADIPPTVTWGITPGQGIGVNQLIPKPEELLEEDRFIAEEAYSYMDLFPGQPIKGTKVDVCFIGSCTNGRISDLREAAKIAQGRYVAEGVKAFVVPGSERVKKEAEAEGLDKIFESAGFEWREPGCSMCLAMNPDKLQGRQISASSSNRNFKGRQGSASGRTLLMSPAMVATAAIKGEVADVRELL; this comes from the coding sequence ATGAGTAAAGGTACCCTGTTCGATAAAGTTTGGGACTTACATACTGTTGGGACACTGCCTTCAGGGCTAACACAACTATTTATCGGGCTTCACCTCATCCATGAAGTCACCAGTCCCCAGGCCTTTGCAATGTTACGGGAACGAGGTTTAAAAGTATTATTTAGCGATCGCACTGTTGCCACAGTAGATCATATAGTACCTACTGATAATCAAGCTCGTCCCTTTGTCGATACGATGGCAGAGGAAATGATTCGAGCACTAGAGCAAAATTGTCAAGAAAATAACATTAGATTTTACAATATTGGTTCTGGCAGTCAAGGAATTGTCCACGTCATCGCCCCAGAACAAGGACTAACCCAGCCAGGAATGACCATCGCTTGCGGCGATAGCCATACATCTAGTCATGGTGCCTTTGGTGCGATCGCCTTTGGGATTGGTACTAGCCAAGTCCGTGATGTTTTGGCTTCCCAAACCCTCGCCCTTTCAAAATTAAAAGTCCGCAAAATCGAGGTTAACGGTACTCTCAACCCCGGTGTTTACGCCAAAGATGTCATTCTGCATATTATTCGCACCCTCGGCGTGAAAGGTGGTGTTGGTTACGCCTACGAATACGCAGGTACAACCTTTGAGCAAATGAACATGGAAGAGAGGATGACCGTCTGCAACATGGCGATCGAAGGCGGGGCTCGATGTGGTTACGTCAACCCCGACCAAGTCACCTACGATTACCTTAAGGGTAGAGACTTCGCCCCCAAAGGTGCCGATTGGGACAAAGCCCTTGCTTGGTGGGAATCCATCAAGAGTGATGCTGATGCCGAATATGACGATGTTGTAGTCTTCAACGCCGCCGATATTCCCCCTACAGTTACCTGGGGAATTACCCCCGGTCAAGGTATCGGTGTTAACCAACTCATCCCCAAACCCGAAGAACTACTGGAAGAAGACAGATTTATTGCCGAAGAAGCTTACAGCTACATGGATTTATTTCCCGGTCAGCCTATTAAAGGCACTAAAGTAGATGTCTGCTTTATTGGTAGTTGCACCAACGGCAGAATCAGCGACTTACGAGAAGCCGCGAAAATTGCCCAAGGTCGCTATGTAGCCGAGGGAGTGAAAGCTTTCGTCGTCCCAGGTTCCGAAAGAGTCAAAAAAGAAGCCGAAGCCGAAGGATTAGACAAAATCTTCGAGTCCGCCGGCTTTGAATGGCGCGAACCAGGCTGTTCCATGTGCCTCGCCATGAACCCAGATAAATTACAGGGAAGACAAATCAGCGCCTCCTCCTCCAACCGCAACTTTAAAGGTAGACAAGGTTCCGCCTCCGGTCGCACATTACTCATGAGTCCCGCAATGGTGGCAACTGCGGCAATTAAAGGCGAAGTCGCCGACGTGCGCGAGTTGCTGTAA